One part of the Maridesulfovibrio zosterae DSM 11974 genome encodes these proteins:
- the cas6 gene encoding CRISPR system precrRNA processing endoribonuclease RAMP protein Cas6, protein MNKTLEEYVATHIESYLPLLSTKVSRFRIPFAGPARWPFLVREEDGSHSLMTSRIRSRLGLFLKSHFCRSFEYADFRNRSCSGCAKAELCSYPRLFMPTYKCKGKVRDISPPFVFSITEGGPAHDGEQIYMLNLNLFGRAVELAEILVPAMNHVLDEIVFPEVDSKWWGERNLEPYRPFYSYRPNNLFSHGDSSGLDYESCCSLESSVAGELSGINLEGKYDVAAHFQTPFQIIDDKGNSLKSMSFHKLISKTVTRLRDIKRHYYTGSMGRFAPKFWKVAEGVKDDPNLRYVQARRYSQRQEASIDLSGMSGSVRYFGVPGFYLPILLGGSLVHVGGKTSHGLGCFSVSLLNGGE, encoded by the coding sequence AAAGTAAGCCGGTTCCGCATACCATTTGCGGGACCGGCCCGTTGGCCTTTTCTAGTGCGTGAGGAGGATGGCAGTCATTCTCTCATGACCAGCCGGATTCGTTCCCGGCTGGGATTGTTTTTGAAAAGCCATTTTTGCAGATCATTTGAATATGCTGATTTCCGCAACCGGAGTTGTTCCGGATGCGCCAAGGCTGAGCTGTGCTCTTATCCCCGTCTTTTTATGCCTACATATAAGTGTAAAGGTAAAGTGCGCGATATTTCACCTCCTTTTGTGTTTAGTATTACCGAAGGTGGGCCGGCGCATGATGGCGAGCAGATTTATATGCTGAACCTGAATCTTTTCGGGCGGGCTGTTGAATTGGCGGAAATATTGGTTCCGGCTATGAATCATGTTCTCGATGAGATTGTATTCCCGGAAGTGGATTCAAAATGGTGGGGGGAACGTAACCTCGAACCCTATCGTCCTTTTTATTCATACAGGCCGAACAATTTGTTTTCCCATGGGGATTCGTCCGGGCTGGATTATGAGAGCTGCTGTTCGCTGGAATCTTCTGTTGCCGGAGAATTATCCGGCATTAATCTCGAAGGCAAATATGATGTTGCGGCTCATTTTCAGACGCCTTTTCAGATTATTGATGATAAGGGCAACAGCTTAAAGTCTATGTCATTCCATAAATTGATCAGCAAGACGGTTACAAGATTGCGTGATATTAAACGCCATTACTATACCGGAAGCATGGGCCGCTTTGCACCGAAGTTCTGGAAGGTGGCCGAGGGCGTAAAAGATGATCCGAATTTGCGTTATGTTCAGGCCCGCCGATATTCGCAGCGACAGGAAGCAAGCATAGATCTTTCCGGTATGTCCGGTAGCGTACGATATTTTGGTGTTCCTGGTTTTTATCTGCCTATACTTTTGGGCGGGAGTCTCGTTCATGTCGGAGGCAAAACTTCGCATGGACTTGGCTGTTTCTCTGTCAGTTTGCTAAATGGAGGTGAATGA
- a CDS encoding CRISPR-associated ring nuclease, producing the protein MGVNDGGKKNGVALLVLSGVNPQLVTEALYALHRECADPESEYYDLEYPEKVHVITTKEGQNSLYSGLGYDVRTMSKQNEKKIRRERGENPGSKFKSFCENYGREDVVFTPQNVHVISDGGKPLVDITNAKDSRIAEVFIMHEVMELAKHNTIYAVIGGRASMSVFLYTTFQILGEGGHRVFHIPAGKELMERKKLFYPALDKNTGQPKKEEDELIDLCELPVFALSDVDKVAGYKKVASRIVESQFMFDGLEAVIELKAGKDSVCGVLRADKYELELQGAKLFFFLLLLFSKEKGIVPARLSKKANMEDIAYEILGDNSKFPYYAFRDDMGDIPKYVSDTAKELATSAFSVFGTESVPVTDSTKKGKRPSRFYIPNRRSVVFKNLLSGYSPEPIRFD; encoded by the coding sequence ATGGGTGTAAATGATGGTGGAAAAAAGAATGGAGTTGCTTTGCTGGTATTAAGCGGGGTGAACCCTCAGCTTGTAACTGAAGCTCTTTATGCATTGCACCGGGAATGCGCAGACCCTGAATCGGAATATTATGATCTTGAGTACCCGGAGAAAGTACATGTTATAACGACTAAAGAAGGTCAGAATTCTCTTTATAGCGGTCTTGGATATGATGTGCGGACTATGAGCAAACAGAATGAGAAGAAGATACGCCGAGAAAGAGGAGAAAATCCCGGCAGTAAATTCAAGTCTTTCTGTGAGAATTACGGGCGTGAAGATGTCGTTTTTACACCGCAAAATGTGCATGTGATCAGTGACGGAGGTAAACCACTTGTGGACATAACGAACGCCAAGGATTCCCGTATTGCTGAAGTTTTCATCATGCATGAGGTTATGGAGCTGGCCAAGCACAATACCATTTATGCCGTAATCGGCGGACGGGCCAGCATGAGTGTTTTTCTGTACACCACATTCCAAATATTGGGCGAAGGGGGACATAGGGTTTTCCATATTCCTGCTGGGAAAGAACTGATGGAAAGAAAGAAGCTTTTTTATCCGGCTTTGGATAAAAATACCGGGCAGCCAAAGAAAGAAGAGGACGAGCTGATTGATTTGTGTGAGCTTCCGGTGTTTGCTTTGAGTGATGTAGATAAGGTCGCTGGATATAAGAAGGTTGCTTCACGGATTGTTGAAAGTCAGTTTATGTTTGATGGTCTTGAAGCCGTAATTGAGTTGAAGGCTGGTAAGGATTCAGTTTGTGGTGTTTTACGTGCTGATAAGTATGAGTTAGAATTGCAGGGGGCAAAATTATTTTTCTTTTTGTTGTTATTATTTAGCAAGGAAAAGGGCATTGTCCCTGCTCGTTTAAGCAAAAAGGCTAATATGGAAGATATAGCATATGAAATTTTGGGTGATAATTCTAAATTCCCATATTATGCATTTAGAGATGATATGGGAGACATTCCAAAATATGTTTCTGATACAGCGAAAGAGCTGGCGACATCTGCATTTTCTGTTTTTGGAACGGAATCCGTACCAGTTACGGATAGCACAAAAAAAGGAAAAAGGCCCAGCAGGTTTTATATCCCAAATCGCAGAAGTGTCGTCTTCAAGAATTTGCTTTCAGGATATAGCCCAGAGCCAATAAGATTTGATTAG